The genomic interval TTTCGCCAATTCGAGGTAGTGGGTTACATAGGCTTCCAGGAGCTCGGTATGCTTCGCGAAAAACTCGTTGTACGCCTCGGCCATGGTCTTCCCGGCAAAACCCGCGCCGTCCGCGGGCACGTCGAACAACCCGGTTTCGAGCATTTCCGCCGCGGCCCCGGCCTGGAATTCACGGCCTCGGGTGAGACCATCCTGACACCGCGCCGGGTCCCCGCCCGCGCGCAACTGCTCCAGGAAGTACAACTGCTGGTAATAACCGATCGTGGACTCCATGCCGCCGTCCGCCGCCGCCCACTTCGTGGAAAGCCCGGAGTTCCACGTCGTGGATTCATCGGGGTTCGCGGTCAGCGACTCCACGGCGCCGTCGCCCAGTTCCTCCATGTGGACCAGAAACTCCACAAAGGCTGCCGTGTGTCCGTCGAAGGCGTCCTGGGCCAGCACGAAAGCCGCGTTGGCCTCGCGGAGCGCCTCGAGCCGGGCGCCGTAGTCCTTCAGTGCCGCCTGAAACTTCTCATTCAGGGATTGATCCAGCAGCTTTGCGTCGATGGCCCGCCCGTAGGCCGTCGCAGCCAACTCTTGCCCCTCCTTCAAGCGCCTCTCATTCGTTTCAAGGTCGACGCCCGCCATGATGTTGCGCATCGCAAGCATTTGCAGTTCGAGTCCGATGGTCCCCTCCATCGCCCCGTCGGCCGTGGACCAGGCGGGCCCGGATAAGAAGTCGAGCACTTCCTTGAGGCTGCGGGCTCCCCAGAGACCGGCACAGCCACAGGCCAACACAAATACCGCCATTGCAACGAATGCGCCGATAATTTTTGCGCGAATGCTTCCAAAGAATCCATGTGTATTCATGAACTGGTGCTACCTTCCTGTTGGAACCCTGCAAAGCGGCGCCTCACCCGCCGTGCGGTTCGCTGCCCTGATCACCCACCACCTGATGTGGCCACTGCTAGAAGAATATACCGGTCTCGAAGTAAAGATAGTCCACGTCGTCGCCATCACTGCCACCGACGAAATCGAGTCCGTTTCCGCCGATAAAATTGCCGTCTTCGAGGCCTTCGCCCACAAAGAGGTGGTCCCAACCGATAGAGGAATAGAGATCTTCGCTGTAGTTGTAGGTCATGGAGATATCGAACTCGAAGCCGAGCTCATCGTCGCTCTCGCGCGTCCAGAAGGGGAAAAGAAAGAGGCGCGGCTGGTCAAAGGTTTCATCGGCCAGGTAGTAACCCAGATCGAAGGCCACTTCGATCTTTTCGGTGGGCAACAGGTTGAGGCCGGTGTGGAAAATGTAGGCGTTGGTCAGGTCCGTGCCGTCGAGCACGCCGCTGTAGGACCAGTTGCTGAAGAGTCGGTTGAAGCTGACGCTGGCATCCCGGGTATAAAAGGGATTGAGGAACGAGGCCGCGCGATCGAAGGCGGTGATGTCGCGGTTGTCTTCCCCTTCGAGCCAGGCGAAGGCCACGTAGACGCGCGGATCCCATGCGATATCCAGCGCATAGCCCAATTGGAGGTTCAGCCCGAGATTATCGTAGTCGGCGCTGTCGTCGCCGTAGAACACGGGACGAAACAATGACCCGGCCTGGCTGGCGTCGCCAAACTGATAGGCGAGTTCCGCTTCCAGATCCCAGCGACCGAAGACCGCACTCGTGCGAAGCCCCACGGTATGAAGGCGAGTTGGCTCGTAGGCATCCACGCCGAAGAAGTCTTCAATCCCTTCGGTCAAAATGGAGCCGGTGGTGTCATTCAATGAGCCGCCGTCATGGATGTACATCCAGTAGGCGTCCAGGGTGAGGTTTTCGATCCCCGTGTAACTCCCATAAACGCCATAAAAGTTTGTGTCGCCGTCCTGCTCTCCCGTGGTGTCTTCGGCAAGCTTCATGGCCCAGGCGTCGATGGTGATATCGTCGAGACCGTAAGTCGCCCGGGCGCCGTCGAAAGAGAGGCCCCACGAGGGCGCGGGGCCGTCGTCATTACCGCCGGAGAGCCATTCGCTGCCCAGACGAAGTTCCTGGCGCCCCAGACGCAGGGAAAGAGGACGATCAAACATTTCATTGGTCTGGATATAGGCCTGGTAGAGCTTCACCGGGTCCGCCCCGGCGGCGTCGACCCCCGTGACGTAGTTGGATCGAAAGGTCGTGCCCCATACGCCAACGTGATCAAATTCGATGTAGGTGGTCACCCCCTCCGTAAAGTCCGCTTCGACGCTGAATCGGGTCCACTGTGACACCGCGGCGCTGTCCAACTCATCTCGGTCAAAGGCGAAGCCGCTGAAAATGCCCTCCCCCAGCCCCGTGCCGATGGGACGTCCCCTCAACCATGAGGCGGGAATGCGAAGTCCATCGTCGCTGGGTGCGACGTTCGTGTAGTACTCTCCCAGTACAATGATCTGACCGCCCACCTCCATATTCTGCAGCTCCGCTCCCGTGGCGACCGCGAAAGCCGCAGCGACGCTCAATGCCAAACCCCGAAACCTGGTGCTCATTCTTAGGTCCTCCGAACCCGATTGTCCCGATTGCTCCGCAGTCCGCTTTGAATTGCGAACTATCAACCTGTGTATCACTATACAGCAATGCGCAATTTGACGCATAGTATTATTTTTGTCAACTTTTACCCGCCGTATTTTTGCATTTCAAATTAAATTTTTAGTCATACCTAACAGGGGAAATCCTAGCAAAATTTCCGGTCCCTGTCAATTCCGGACAGCCCGTCCCTCAACTGTGGGCGCGACTCTTCTCCGTAGGCTTAATCCGCCACTCCGCGTCGTCCCCAAAACGATACTGCTTACCGGCGTGGCCCACATATTCGTTGCCGTAGACCGCGCGAACAATACCGGCCATGCCGAAGGTGGCCAGCAGCACCAGGGCAAGCCCCAGGCGCGCGCTGCGCATCAGGGATGGACCGTAGTCGATGAGTCCGCAGCCCGGTGCGTTCATATCTGGTCCCGGCAGGAGCAGTACCAGCAGCACGGCCACCACGCCGTTGACCAGAATCACCCCCTCGGTGATGAGACGCTGGTCGGTGAAGCCCGAGATGGCCCGCTCAAAATTCATGGCGACGACGGCAGCGAGGAGGGCGATGTAGAGCAACTGTCCCCGACCCAGTGCGCATTGGGGTACGAGAGGAAAGGAGCGGCGCTGGTGCATGAACATCAAATACACGCCCGCCAGGGCCGCGATCGCAAAGAGCAGATTGAACCAGCCCCACGCCGACAGACTGAACGACCCGAAGAGGGGCGCGGGCATATTCTCCGGCATAAGCCCCCGCGTCACCCACTCCACGACGTTCTTATACATGTTGAGGTAGACCACGCCAAAGAGCGTGAAGCCGGTGGCGAGGACCGTCGACCGCGAGCCGGGCACGGGTGGCCCGTCGTTTCTTCCCGACTTCCCGGCCAGAAGGCCCATGGCAATGGCGAGGCCGATCCCAAAGAGGAAACCGTCGGTCTGCTCCATGACGCTGTGCCAGTTGGCGCCCTGCCAATGGGCCCAGCGCTCGACCACGCCCGGAGCCGACTCCATCTGCGGGTTGCCGGGCCGGACGAGCATGAGCTTGATGAGCGCGCCGCCCGCGAATCCGAAGCCGCCGAGGAAACCGGTGACAAGCATGGCGTAGAGCACGGCGATATAGCGGTAGCGGACCATCCATACGCCCGTACCGATGGCCACGCCGAGGACGCCCGCCCAGTTGTCGCCCCGGGGCGGGGTCATCCGGAAGATCATGGGCCCGTCGTAGACCGGGTGGCCGAGCAAGACGGGGAGCAGGAGAAAACAGGCAAACCACCCCACGGCCATGTGCATGAAGAGCGATGCGCCCGATCCGAAGCGACCAAAGCGCAGGAAGTAGGCCGAGAGTCCCGCGAGTCCGCCGAGGAAGCAGCCAATATACTGGGGATAGAAGAGCACCAGGTTGGGCCAGTTGATGATCTGGTCGGCCAGGACCGCCGCCTCGCTGATGCCCCGCTCGGCCGCCGCCCGCGCGACAAATTCCGGGCTTACCTGGTAGTGCAGCAGGGCCTGCGCGATCGGGGCGCTCCAGCCCAGGTGATCCGCCAGCAACTGTGCGCCGTAACCGCAGGTCGTACCCAGCAGCAGGAAGATCGGCAGGAGCCGAAAGAGAATCAAGACATAGAACCCGAGAGCGCCCGCAAGCGCGCAGGCGGGAACCAGGAGGGGTGTTACGCCATGGGCCGCGGGATGGGATCCATCGGTCAGCGTCGCCTCCCAATTCAACCCGGCCAGGGTGCCTGCCGAGGCTCCGGCCAGCACGACCAGCAGGCGCCAGATCGGGCTGAACCGGGTCAGATGCCTTTTTCGATTGTCCCACAATT from Candidatus Hydrogenedentota bacterium carries:
- a CDS encoding alginate export family protein, with the translated sequence MSTRFRGLALSVAAAFAVATGAELQNMEVGGQIIVLGEYYTNVAPSDDGLRIPASWLRGRPIGTGLGEGIFSGFAFDRDELDSAAVSQWTRFSVEADFTEGVTTYIEFDHVGVWGTTFRSNYVTGVDAAGADPVKLYQAYIQTNEMFDRPLSLRLGRQELRLGSEWLSGGNDDGPAPSWGLSFDGARATYGLDDITIDAWAMKLAEDTTGEQDGDTNFYGVYGSYTGIENLTLDAYWMYIHDGGSLNDTTGSILTEGIEDFFGVDAYEPTRLHTVGLRTSAVFGRWDLEAELAYQFGDASQAGSLFRPVFYGDDSADYDNLGLNLQLGYALDIAWDPRVYVAFAWLEGEDNRDITAFDRAASFLNPFYTRDASVSFNRLFSNWSYSGVLDGTDLTNAYIFHTGLNLLPTEKIEVAFDLGYYLADETFDQPRLFLFPFWTRESDDELGFEFDISMTYNYSEDLYSSIGWDHLFVGEGLEDGNFIGGNGLDFVGGSDGDDVDYLYFETGIFF